Proteins encoded by one window of uncultured Cohaesibacter sp.:
- a CDS encoding TetR/AcrR family transcriptional regulator: MQSLEYLSTLAFGFLMGRNRQFDEYDVLERATRWVWRHGFSATSMRDIVAATGVAKASIYNAFGSREAFFQRLLIYYIERKQAQSLTLLKAARTGRAALQAYLDGVLHSPSDESYMSGCLIINIAAEQPALDDEAQATINYGLTLIEEQLTRTIERGVKDGSIDRATEPTVAVPCLLATILGLYVLKRQGICQNKLQDMIDAVLDAFAPTNRLVRSEVA; the protein is encoded by the coding sequence ATGCAAAGCTTGGAATATCTTTCAACGCTTGCTTTTGGTTTTCTCATGGGACGCAACAGACAATTTGATGAATATGACGTTCTGGAGCGGGCGACACGATGGGTCTGGCGCCATGGTTTCTCAGCCACCTCGATGCGGGATATCGTCGCCGCGACCGGTGTTGCCAAGGCAAGCATTTACAATGCCTTTGGCAGCCGTGAGGCCTTCTTTCAGCGCCTTCTGATCTATTATATCGAGCGTAAGCAAGCCCAGTCCCTGACCTTGTTGAAAGCAGCGAGGACCGGCAGAGCGGCATTGCAGGCCTATCTCGACGGCGTGCTTCACTCCCCCTCAGACGAAAGCTACATGTCGGGCTGTCTGATCATCAACATTGCTGCCGAACAACCCGCGCTTGACGATGAAGCTCAGGCAACCATCAACTATGGGCTGACACTAATCGAAGAACAATTGACCCGGACAATTGAACGGGGCGTCAAGGATGGCTCCATAGACAGAGCCACGGAACCAACCGTGGCGGTGCCTTGCCTGCTGGCAACCATTCTCGGCCTTTATGTCCTCAAACGGCAGGGCATCTGCCAGAACAAACTGCAGGACATGATCGACGCGGTT